From the genome of Ptychodera flava strain L36383 chromosome 20, AS_Pfla_20210202, whole genome shotgun sequence, one region includes:
- the LOC139119676 gene encoding transient receptor potential cation channel subfamily M member-like 2: MVFGRLDDTFHPLDIFLHVWILSMFIETTREMFHLYKHGRKFNRWKHFKEWITSIGNLISLATILSLCIAFICRWFPCTRQVARIFYGINISFFILRILRLYTASKTLGPLVTMVKLMLLRTLKFSAIFVIFLSAYAVAVQAVVGQFAGQSVTFYAVLDVFYQAYFQTFGELFLDELPGGESQPQTLIATIYICFLAAYLFMGHLLMLNLLIALFNRDIDKVDEQSKEIWIFEHYVLHNQFSKRPALPEPLSLLLYVYYLAKYLYSKCCGKSDMENPNNDQDKKFMRECLNDYIMQEQKRQEFSYKDKFDRLEDLGEEIKEDVDHWSKKIKHGTKYINKAKKTTIGTESKLYNRLTDLERQVSKLESLVERIDEWDPNRKVSRVKRWLLPYIHPSMREGNEGYLPLLKKGRGSVTITRWNMKNRKSYCIYLFVNHADVFSNCFRYSPSSIFDIFDMLSLCSFLLLREI; the protein is encoded by the exons ATGGTGTTCGGTCGACTTGATGACACATTTCATCCATTGGAcatttttctccatgtctggaTCCTATCGATGTTCATTGAAACAACAAGAGAG ATGTTCCATCTCTACAAACACGGGCGTAAATTTAACCGCTGGAAACATTTCAAAGAATGGATAACGTCCATTGGCAACCTGATATCACTGGCAACTATACTATCACTGTGTATTGCCTTTATTTGCCGTTGGTTTCCCTGCACAAGACAAGTAGCACGAATCTTTTATGGTATCAACATCTCCTTTTTCATTCTGAGAATTCTGCGCTTATATACAGCAAGCAAAACATTAGGCCCTTTGGTTACAATGGTTAAACTCATG TTGTTGAGAACATTGAAATTTTCAGCCATATTTGTTATATTTCTGAGTGCATATGCTGTTGCCGTGCAGGCTGTAGTTGGGCAATTCGCAGGACAGAGTGTTACGTTTTATGCTGTTCTGGATGTCTTCTATCAGGCATACTTTCAGACCTTTGGGGAGCTTTTCCTCGACGAACTTCCCGGAG GTGAAAGCCAACCACAAACACTAATAGCAACGATTTATATATGCTTTCTTGCTGCATACTTGTTCATGGGGCACCTACTGATGCTGAACCTTTTGATTGCCTTATTTAA CCGTGACATCGACAAAGTAGATGAACAATCAAAGGAAATTTGGATATTTGAACATTATGTTTTACATAACCAATTTTCTAAACGACCAGCCCTGCCAGAGCCTCTATCCTTGTTGTTATACGTTTATTACCTTGCCAAGTACTTGTATAGTAAGTGCTGTGGAAAGAGTG ACATGGAAAACCCCAATAACGACCAAGACAAAAAGTTCATGCGGGAATGTCTGAATGACTACATTATGCAAGAACAGAAACGCCAGGAATTTTCTTACAAAGACAAATTTGACAGGCTTGAAGATTTAGGGGAAGAAATCAAAGAGGATGTCGACCACTGGTCCAAAAAAATAAAGCACGGAACCAAATATATCAACAAAGCTAAGAAAACAACGATTGGCACTGAAAGCAAGCTATACAATAG ACTAACAGATCTGGAAAGACAAGTTTCAAAATTGGAATCACTGGTTGAAAGAATTGACGAATGGGATCCCAACAGGAAAGTTTCTAGA GTGAAGAGATGGTTACTTCCATATATTCACCCAAGCATGAGAGAAGGGAATGAAGGATACCTGCCATTGTTGAAAAAGGGAAGAGGCAGCGTTACTATTACACGTTGGAATATGAAGAATAGGAAATCCTACTGCATATACTTGTTTGTAAATCATGCTGATGTATTTAGTAACTGTTTTAGGTATTCTCCAAGttctatttttgacatatttgataTGTTATCTCTGTGTTCCTTTTTATTGCTTAGAGAGATTTAA